A single genomic interval of Orcinus orca chromosome 19, mOrcOrc1.1, whole genome shotgun sequence harbors:
- the B9D1 gene encoding B9 domain-containing protein 1 isoform X3, with product MAAAGPSVFLLMVNGQVESAQFPEYDDLYCKYCFVYGQDWAPTAGLEEGISQITSKSQDARRALVWNFPIDVTFKSTNPYGWPQIVLSVYGPDMFGNDVVRGYGAVHVPFSPGRHKKTIPMFVPESVSKLQKFTSWFMGRRPEYTDPKVVAQGEGREVTRVRSQGFVTLLFNVVTKDMRKLGYDTGPPDTQGVSGPSTPQGLSR from the exons ATGGCGGCCGCGGGTCCCAGCGTCTTCCTGCTCATGGTCAACGGGCAGGTGGAGAGCGCCCAG TTTCCTGAGTATGACGATCTCTACTGCAAGTACTGTTTCGTGTATGGCCAGGACTGGGCCCCCACGGCG gggctggaggagggcatCTCACAGATCACATCCAAGAGCCAGGATGCGCGGCGCGCGCTGGTGTGGAACTTCCCCATCGACGTCACCTTTAAGAGCACCAACCCCTACGGCT GGCCGCAGATCGTGCTTAGCGTGTATGGGCCGGACATGTTCGGGAACGACGTGGTCCGAGGCTACGGGGCGGTGCACGTGCCCTTCTCACCCGGACG GCACAAAAAGACCATCCCCATGTTTGTCCCAGAATCTGTGTCTAAACTGCAGAAGTTTACCAG CTGGTTCATGGGACGGCGGCCCGAGTACACAGACCCCAAGGTGGTGGCTCAAGGGGAAGGCCGGGAAG TGACCCGCGTCCGCTCCCAGGGCTTCGTCACTCTCCTCTTCAACGTGGTGACCAAGGACATGAGGAAGCTGGGCTATGACACCGGGCCTCCGGACACACAGGGGGTCTCAGGGCCCAGCACACCCCAGGGCCTCTCCCGGTGA
- the B9D1 gene encoding B9 domain-containing protein 1 isoform X6, which produces MAAAGPSVFLLMVNGQVESAQMGKLAQKQWQNWNLKPGLMSELCWTCPSRLFLKYYEYIFPEYDDLYCKYCFVYGQDWAPTAGRRSCLACMGRTCSGTTWSEATGRCTCPSHPDGTKRPSPCLSQNLCLNCRSLPVTRVRSQGFVTLLFNVVTKDMRKLGYDTGPPDTQGVSGPSTPQGLSR; this is translated from the exons ATGGCGGCCGCGGGTCCCAGCGTCTTCCTGCTCATGGTCAACGGGCAGGTGGAGAGCGCCCAG atgggaaaacttgCCCAAAAGcagtggcagaactggaatttgaaacCTGGTCTGATGTCAGAGCTTTGCTGGACTTGCCCTTCCaggctgtttttaaaatattatgagtATATT TTTCCTGAGTATGACGATCTCTACTGCAAGTACTGTTTCGTGTATGGCCAGGACTGGGCCCCCACGGCG GGCCGCAGATCGTGCTTAGCGTGTATGGGCCGGACATGTTCGGGAACGACGTGGTCCGAGGCTACGGGGCGGTGCACGTGCCCTTCTCACCCGGACG GCACAAAAAGACCATCCCCATGTTTGTCCCAGAATCTGTGTCTAAACTGCAGAAGTTTACCAG TGACCCGCGTCCGCTCCCAGGGCTTCGTCACTCTCCTCTTCAACGTGGTGACCAAGGACATGAGGAAGCTGGGCTATGACACCGGGCCTCCGGACACACAGGGGGTCTCAGGGCCCAGCACACCCCAGGGCCTCTCCCGGTGA
- the B9D1 gene encoding B9 domain-containing protein 1 isoform X5 yields the protein MAAAGPSVFLLMVNGQVESAQMGKLAQKQWQNWNLKPGLMSELCWTCPSRLFLKYYEYIFPEYDDLYCKYCFVYGQDWAPTAGLEEGISQITSKSQDARRALVWNFPIDVTFKSTNPYGWPQIVLSVYGPDMFGNDVVRGYGAVHVPFSPGRHKKTIPMFVPESVSKLQKFTSDPRPLPGLRHSPLQRGDQGHEEAGL from the exons ATGGCGGCCGCGGGTCCCAGCGTCTTCCTGCTCATGGTCAACGGGCAGGTGGAGAGCGCCCAG atgggaaaacttgCCCAAAAGcagtggcagaactggaatttgaaacCTGGTCTGATGTCAGAGCTTTGCTGGACTTGCCCTTCCaggctgtttttaaaatattatgagtATATT TTTCCTGAGTATGACGATCTCTACTGCAAGTACTGTTTCGTGTATGGCCAGGACTGGGCCCCCACGGCG gggctggaggagggcatCTCACAGATCACATCCAAGAGCCAGGATGCGCGGCGCGCGCTGGTGTGGAACTTCCCCATCGACGTCACCTTTAAGAGCACCAACCCCTACGGCT GGCCGCAGATCGTGCTTAGCGTGTATGGGCCGGACATGTTCGGGAACGACGTGGTCCGAGGCTACGGGGCGGTGCACGTGCCCTTCTCACCCGGACG GCACAAAAAGACCATCCCCATGTTTGTCCCAGAATCTGTGTCTAAACTGCAGAAGTTTACCAG TGACCCGCGTCCGCTCCCAGGGCTTCGTCACTCTCCTCTTCAACGTGGTGACCAAGGACATGAGGAAGCTGGGCTATGA
- the B9D1 gene encoding B9 domain-containing protein 1 isoform X2: MKTLKDLGAPPLRLRSLRLAEDGEGNSSPSCCPGRGGAWNWDIGRHCRPCRGWRRASHRSHPRARMRGARWCGTSPSTSPLRAPTPTAIVLSVYGPDMFGNDVVRGYGAVHVPFSPGRHKKTIPMFVPESVSKLQKFTSWFMGRRPEYTDPKVVAQGEGREVTRVRSQGFVTLLFNVVTKDMRKLGYDTGPPDTQGVSGPSTPQGLSR, translated from the exons ATGAAAACCCTCAAAGACCTGGGAGCCCCTCCATTACGTCTCAGGTCCCTTCGTTTGGCAGAAGATGGTGAAGGAAACAGCTCTCCCAGCTGctgcccagggaggggaggggcgtggAACTGGGACATTGGCCGTCACTGTCGTCCttgcaggggctggaggagggcatCTCACAGATCACATCCAAGAGCCAGGATGCGCGGCGCGCGCTGGTGTGGAACTTCCCCATCGACGTCACCTTTAAGAGCACCAACCCCTACGGCT ATCGTGCTTAGCGTGTATGGGCCGGACATGTTCGGGAACGACGTGGTCCGAGGCTACGGGGCGGTGCACGTGCCCTTCTCACCCGGACG GCACAAAAAGACCATCCCCATGTTTGTCCCAGAATCTGTGTCTAAACTGCAGAAGTTTACCAG CTGGTTCATGGGACGGCGGCCCGAGTACACAGACCCCAAGGTGGTGGCTCAAGGGGAAGGCCGGGAAG TGACCCGCGTCCGCTCCCAGGGCTTCGTCACTCTCCTCTTCAACGTGGTGACCAAGGACATGAGGAAGCTGGGCTATGACACCGGGCCTCCGGACACACAGGGGGTCTCAGGGCCCAGCACACCCCAGGGCCTCTCCCGGTGA
- the B9D1 gene encoding B9 domain-containing protein 1 isoform X7 encodes MTISTASTVSCMARTGPPRRGWRRASHRSHPRARMRGARWCGTSPSTSPLRAPTPTAIVLSVYGPDMFGNDVVRGYGAVHVPFSPGRHKKTIPMFVPESVSKLQKFTSWFMGRRPEYTDPKVVAQGEGREVTRVRSQGFVTLLFNVVTKDMRKLGYDTGPPDTQGVSGPSTPQGLSR; translated from the exons ATGACGATCTCTACTGCAAGTACTGTTTCGTGTATGGCCAGGACTGGGCCCCCACGGCG gggctggaggagggcatCTCACAGATCACATCCAAGAGCCAGGATGCGCGGCGCGCGCTGGTGTGGAACTTCCCCATCGACGTCACCTTTAAGAGCACCAACCCCTACGGCT ATCGTGCTTAGCGTGTATGGGCCGGACATGTTCGGGAACGACGTGGTCCGAGGCTACGGGGCGGTGCACGTGCCCTTCTCACCCGGACG GCACAAAAAGACCATCCCCATGTTTGTCCCAGAATCTGTGTCTAAACTGCAGAAGTTTACCAG CTGGTTCATGGGACGGCGGCCCGAGTACACAGACCCCAAGGTGGTGGCTCAAGGGGAAGGCCGGGAAG TGACCCGCGTCCGCTCCCAGGGCTTCGTCACTCTCCTCTTCAACGTGGTGACCAAGGACATGAGGAAGCTGGGCTATGACACCGGGCCTCCGGACACACAGGGGGTCTCAGGGCCCAGCACACCCCAGGGCCTCTCCCGGTGA
- the B9D1 gene encoding B9 domain-containing protein 1 isoform X1 encodes MAAAGPSVFLLMVNGQVESAQMGKLAQKQWQNWNLKPGLMSELCWTCPSRLFLKYYEYIFPEYDDLYCKYCFVYGQDWAPTAGLEEGISQITSKSQDARRALVWNFPIDVTFKSTNPYGWPQIVLSVYGPDMFGNDVVRGYGAVHVPFSPGRHKKTIPMFVPESVSKLQKFTSWFMGRRPEYTDPKVVAQGEGREVTRVRSQGFVTLLFNVVTKDMRKLGYDTGPPDTQGVSGPSTPQGLSR; translated from the exons ATGGCGGCCGCGGGTCCCAGCGTCTTCCTGCTCATGGTCAACGGGCAGGTGGAGAGCGCCCAG atgggaaaacttgCCCAAAAGcagtggcagaactggaatttgaaacCTGGTCTGATGTCAGAGCTTTGCTGGACTTGCCCTTCCaggctgtttttaaaatattatgagtATATT TTTCCTGAGTATGACGATCTCTACTGCAAGTACTGTTTCGTGTATGGCCAGGACTGGGCCCCCACGGCG gggctggaggagggcatCTCACAGATCACATCCAAGAGCCAGGATGCGCGGCGCGCGCTGGTGTGGAACTTCCCCATCGACGTCACCTTTAAGAGCACCAACCCCTACGGCT GGCCGCAGATCGTGCTTAGCGTGTATGGGCCGGACATGTTCGGGAACGACGTGGTCCGAGGCTACGGGGCGGTGCACGTGCCCTTCTCACCCGGACG GCACAAAAAGACCATCCCCATGTTTGTCCCAGAATCTGTGTCTAAACTGCAGAAGTTTACCAG CTGGTTCATGGGACGGCGGCCCGAGTACACAGACCCCAAGGTGGTGGCTCAAGGGGAAGGCCGGGAAG TGACCCGCGTCCGCTCCCAGGGCTTCGTCACTCTCCTCTTCAACGTGGTGACCAAGGACATGAGGAAGCTGGGCTATGACACCGGGCCTCCGGACACACAGGGGGTCTCAGGGCCCAGCACACCCCAGGGCCTCTCCCGGTGA
- the B9D1 gene encoding B9 domain-containing protein 1 isoform X8, with the protein MAAAGPSVFLLMVNGQVESAQMGKLAQKQWQNWNLKPGLMSELCWTCPSRLFLKYYEYIFPEYDDLYCKYCFVYGQDWAPTAGLEEGISQITSKSQDARRALVWNFPIDVTFKSTNPYGCPSDFTVQALCCVWRGLRLTGHRGSGAETAWLSSWAGTAILLSSSMRNFHRLPGTGH; encoded by the exons ATGGCGGCCGCGGGTCCCAGCGTCTTCCTGCTCATGGTCAACGGGCAGGTGGAGAGCGCCCAG atgggaaaacttgCCCAAAAGcagtggcagaactggaatttgaaacCTGGTCTGATGTCAGAGCTTTGCTGGACTTGCCCTTCCaggctgtttttaaaatattatgagtATATT TTTCCTGAGTATGACGATCTCTACTGCAAGTACTGTTTCGTGTATGGCCAGGACTGGGCCCCCACGGCG gggctggaggagggcatCTCACAGATCACATCCAAGAGCCAGGATGCGCGGCGCGCGCTGGTGTGGAACTTCCCCATCGACGTCACCTTTAAGAGCACCAACCCCTACGGCT GTCCATCTGATTTCACGGTCCAGGCCTTATGCTGCGTGTGGCGGGGACTCAGGCTTACCGGGCACAGAGGGTCTGGAGCAGAGACTGCCTGGCTGTCCTCCTGGGCGGGGACTGCCATCCTGTTGTCATCATCCATGAGAAACTTCCATAGGCTTCCTGGAACAGGGCACTAG
- the B9D1 gene encoding B9 domain-containing protein 1 isoform X4 has protein sequence MAAAGPSVFLLMVNGQVESAQMGKLAQKQWQNWNLKPGLMSELCWTCPSRLFLKYYEYIFPEYDDLYCKYCFVYGQDWAPTAGLEEGISQITSKSQDARRALVWNFPIDVTFKSTNPYGWPQIVLSVYGPDMFGNDVVRGYGAVHVPFSPGRPQHPLDPSKETRLSEDAALGRGSGSDLATPRWRLRRLRHLSVAQHSCL, from the exons ATGGCGGCCGCGGGTCCCAGCGTCTTCCTGCTCATGGTCAACGGGCAGGTGGAGAGCGCCCAG atgggaaaacttgCCCAAAAGcagtggcagaactggaatttgaaacCTGGTCTGATGTCAGAGCTTTGCTGGACTTGCCCTTCCaggctgtttttaaaatattatgagtATATT TTTCCTGAGTATGACGATCTCTACTGCAAGTACTGTTTCGTGTATGGCCAGGACTGGGCCCCCACGGCG gggctggaggagggcatCTCACAGATCACATCCAAGAGCCAGGATGCGCGGCGCGCGCTGGTGTGGAACTTCCCCATCGACGTCACCTTTAAGAGCACCAACCCCTACGGCT GGCCGCAGATCGTGCTTAGCGTGTATGGGCCGGACATGTTCGGGAACGACGTGGTCCGAGGCTACGGGGCGGTGCACGTGCCCTTCTCACCCGGACG CCCTCAGCATCCTCTCGACCCTTCAAAAGAAACAAGGCTCTCAGAGGACGCAGCCCTGGGGCGGGGCTCCGGCTCCGACTTGGCCACCCCTCGCTGGAGGCTCAGAAGGCTCCGCCACCTTTCCGTGGCTCAGCACAGCTGTCTGTGA